The sequence AAGCGATTCAATATGCCACCTCGGATCCCTATCGCTGGTCTGAAAAATTTCAACTGCTGAAGCGGGGCTATACCATTGACATCTGGGACTTCCAACCAGCCCAGGACGCTGCGGTTTGGGGCGGCGATTTCATGATGGCCAAGCCTGGAGTGACCCATTATAGCATCATGTATGGCGATAACATCGGCCTGGCGGTCGGCTGCCAATATACAGCCGAAATGCTGCGCTATGTTGGGCGAAATGAGGAAGCTGAAAAAATCGAGCGTATTGGCAAAGGAATTAAAGAACGCATCGATCAACTGAGCTGGAACGGGGCATTCTACACCCATCATGTGCCAGAAGATCCCACTTATAAACGGGACTTTGGCAACACAGACGAGTCGAAACAGGTGACCATTTCCAATGCGTATGCCATCAATCGCCGCATTGGGCATGACAAATCGGTGGCGATTATCAAAACCTACCAGAATATCGCCAAGGAAATGCCAGCCTCCTCTCCTGGCGAATGGTATATGTGCTATCCCCCGTATGAGAAGGGTTGGCATCTCGACAAATGGGAGTACATGAACGGCGGCGTTTCTTCGATCGTGGCTGGCGAAGTAGCCCATGGTGCGTTCAATCATGGTTTTGAAGATTATGGCGTGTACATTTTGCGGCGCATGGCCGAGCTGGCAAAATTATCAGGCAATCGACTTTTGTGCATCTATCGGGGGGCGCTGCCCGATCCGCCACAACGCAATTTCACGCCAATATCATTGAAAGCCATGGCCAATGCCGATATTTCTGGCCAGGGGGCAGATGGTGTTCCTGGCTGGACTGGCGAAGGGGTTAATGATCTCCATGAATTCCCAGTCGGGAATCAGATCTTCAAAGATGTCCCCTTCACCATTGTCGATCCGATAGAAAATGGACGAAAGGCTTGTTTGATCCTATCTGGTAAGTCGGGATATGTGAAACTAGCACGATTGCCAATCAAAAAGAAAGCAGCTTCCATCTATTTCTTGCATACCCAGAGCCGAGGGAGCTATCTCGGCGATATTCTGGTGCGCTATTCGGATGGTACCATGTTCAAAACCCATGTCTTGAATGGGCAAAACATCGCTAGTTGGTGGTATCCGCAGGATGGACCTTATGATGACGGAAAGCGTCCCTATTACGTAGCCTGGAAGGGCCAAAATGAAAAAAGCTTGTCGGTCGGTGTCTATATTTTCGGCCTTGACAATCCGTTTCCCGACAAGGTCATTGCCTCGCTTGATTTTGAAAGTGCAGGGACTGAGGGCTTGTGGATGGTGTTGGGCGTTACCTTGAGTGATTATCCTGTATTTTTTATGCCAGAAAAAATTTCTTTCGGTGCGCCAGATAACTGGGGCGCTGCTGCGGTAGTCTATGCCCTGCTCGAAGGATTGGCTGGCGTAAAGGACGAGGGCGTTGCTTTTAACAAAGCCCGATTGGCGCCACGCTGGTCTGTGGCTGGAGTCGATACCGTAACAACGACCGTGAAGTATCCCGCTTCTGGTGGCTATTTATCCTATGTCTATAAATTTGATCGACAGCAGAACGAGCTGCAATTGGATTTCACTGGCACCGCTGCCAATATTGCAGTTGAAATTTTGGTGGGCTCGGATCAAACCGCCACCCAGGTCGTTTTGAACGACCGACCCATCGAATTTCAAACCAGGTTGGTGGAAGCATCGAAGTACATCTGCTTTGCAACCGATCGGGTGGCTGCCAATTCGGTGAGAGTGAAATTTGACTGATAACTGTGTATTGCTTGACTATTTCCACTGTAGTTAATCGTGCTTCATTCCCCCACCTCGTTGTTCAGGAATGAAGTCAGAATTTTAAATTGAAATCGATTGCAATATCCGATAAAAGAAGACTTAAAGTTGATGAGAAAACCAATCACGCTGGCGCTAATCATTTTTGTTTTCACAGGCAACAACCTCGCCCAGCAATGGCAGAGCTTCACCACTGAGAACAGTGGATTGCCGAGCAACAACATTTTTTCGGTAGCAGTCGACAGTTTCGGCATTATCTGGTTTGGAAGCGATGCAGGTGTCACTGGCTACGATGGTTCGAACTGGCATACTTATAACAGAGCGGATTGCCTGGCCGATCTCCAGGTGAACGATTTGAAAATCATGGAACATACCGAGCTCTGGGTAGCCACTAATAATGGCGTCTCCGCCCTCGGCTTTTCATCTCTGGATGCAATTACCATGGCTACCCCCTATCGCACCAATAATACGGGTCTGCTGTCGAACAAAATCAATTCCCTCGCCATCGATCAGAATCTGGTCCGATGGTTTGCTACCGACTCTGGGGTGACAGCGTTCACTGGCCAGCATTGGATCTCGACCAAATCCCAGCATGTCGTATTGGACAATGACGTGCGATCCATTGAATTTGGTCCTGATCAAATCGCCTATTGCGGGACCGAAGGCGGCGGGGTTGCTCGGCTGAAGCTCTCGGGGCTGGACATCATCACGGCTGCCTCTACCATTGAGCGACCCTGGGCACCTGTTCCGATCGACAGCGTTTTGGCCATTCATATCGGCGCCGATGGCTTGCAGTGGTTCGGCACAACGCAGGGATTGTTTCAACATCAGGGAATCAATTCGAAGATAAATTGGAAACGGTTTACGGTGAGCGATGGCTTGCCGCATCCTGTGGTGCAGGCGATTGCGAAAGATGCCATTGGCAAAATCTGGGTGGGAACCCAATGCGGTGTCACCTGCGTTGAAAAGGATTTTTCGTCCTACACCAATTATTCCAGCACGGATGGGCTAATCAACGATGATGTCCGAGATATAGCAACCGATGTCAACGGCTCAATCTGGTTGGCGACGGCTGGTGGCGTGTCGAAATTTTCACCCAATGCCAGCAAGGTTGCATCCAATCCAAATATTGGGCTACCGAAATCCATTGAGTTGAATATCTATCCCAATCCTTTTAATGCCTGTACCTCCATTGAAATCCGAACCATGAATTCGGTCTATACAGAGATTGCCATTTATAATTTATCAGGTCAGCGGATTCGGCTGGTCTGGAACGGGCTGGCCAGCAGTGATCGCCATGTCGTTCGTTGGGAGGCTCAAGATGATCATGGATTTTCGGTTCCATCTGGTTTGTATTTCGTAAGATGCATCAGTGGCTCTCTGGTGATCAATAAAAAAATGTTGCTCATTCATTAAGCTTTCAAGTAAGAATTTAGCTGTGTGAACCAGAGCTTGGCATTCCATCCCGTCCGCAAGGTGGCTGACGGGAAGCAATCTTTGCGAGCGAACCACCGCCGAATCCTGGAAGATGTTCACAAGAAAGATTTCTTTGGCCACTGGCATCAACCGAAGCGAATGAATGGGTAAAGATTGTCATTGTGAGCATCAGCCGACTGGCTATGACTGGCAAGTTAAGATCAATCATAAACGCCCGAATTCATTCGGGCGCTTATGACCAATGAACCACAGTTGCTGACCGCTTCAGCGGTCTTGGATGCTAATAGATAGTTGGAGCATCGCTCGGTTTGACATTCGATTCTTATGGTGACGATTATGACTATTGGCCGATCGAAATGACAGGTTTATTCAGGTAGCTTAATTTTTCTGCTCTCAAATTAAAGGTGAAATCATGAAAATTCTTGTCAGTCAAGCAGGGTGCACCAAATTCAAAAGACTAACGGGCCGCATTGTTTTCCCGATTCTGGGCCTTGCATCGCTGATCTGGTTTCTGGTCCGAGTGATTCCCAAACCCAGCCGTGCTGCTTATCCCTGCATGAAAGTGGCCTTTCCCATTGCCTCGGGTTTCGTCACGTGGCTGATGGGACTGATGGCTTCGGTGAGCGCATTTAAATTGGCGAAGCAGCGCTTTCAGCAAGCGCATTATTGGGCTATGGGGCTGTTTATCGTAACTGGGGCTATTGCGGGATTTTTTACATTCACTCAGATGAGCCAGCGTGCCGCATCGAGCATTGCCTACAACTATTATTTCCCTGCCAATCAACCGATTGGCCAGGCAAAAGGGATTTTCCCAGGCCGTGTCGCCTGGGCCTGGAATCCAGATGCGACCAACGAAAATCAGACTGGCAAAGATGATGGCAGAATCGCTGTCAGCGAAAACGATGACTATTACTTTCTCATTAAGAACAACAATCAGGCGGTCATCGATAGCATGATGGATGCGGTGGTGCTGAACCTGACTGGTGAAACAACGGTCTCGGATGCCTGGCGGGCGCTATTCCGATTTCATAATCGAAACAAATCGGGCAAGGACAGTAGCTATGCGCCAGGCGAAAAAATTTTCATCAAGATCAACGCCACGTCTATCCTGCAGGGCGATGGCGGCCAGCCCTGGCATACCTGGGAGCCGACACAATTGACCAAGTACAAACCGACCTGGTGGGCGCATCCCGATGTCGTCGAAACCACGCCCCAGATTGTCCTTTCGGTGCTGCGACAGCTTGTGAATCACGCTGGGGTTCGGCAGCAGGACATTTATATCGGCGATCCGATGAAAAATGTCTATAAACACCTGTTCGATTATTGGAAGGCTGAATTTCCAGATGTAAATGTTTTGGGGAATGATATCGAATATCATGGGCTCAATCTGGCTGCATTGGGACGGGTGCCCGTGGTGAAGACGGCCTCCGACCTGCTGTTCTATTCCGATAAGGGCAAGGTGATGAACGAGGCGCTGTCCGATAAATTGTACACGATTCATGAACAGGCGGCGTATTTGATCAACATCGCATCGTTGAAAGCCCATGCCTGCGCTGGGATTACGCTCTGCGCTAAGAATCATTTCGGTTCCCAGGCTCGTGCTGATGCCAGCCATCTCCATAAGGGCCTGCTCGGCGAGGAGAACGATCGGCCGTATCGGACTGATTATGGCCTGTATCGAGTCCAGGTGGATTTGATGGGGCATCGCTTGTTGGGCGGCAACACCGTGCTGTTTGTCGTGGATGGGCTCTACAGCGCCATTGAAGGCTGGAGCGATGCTTACCCCATCAAATGGAAAATGGCGCCGTTCAACAATGATTTCACCAACTCAATTTTTGCCTCGTTGGACCCAGTGGCGCTGGAATCCGTCTGTTTTGATTTTCTGCGCACGGAATATCACGGTCCCCAGGTCGAATTCAATCGGCCCAATATGGCTGGCGTGGATGACTACCTGCGCCAGGCTGCGGATTCGACCAATTGGCCAGCGGGGATTGTTTACGATCCTGAAAATGATGGCACGCCGATTTCGAGCTTGGGAGTTTATGAGCATTGGAACAATCCTATCGACATGCAATATTCTCGCAACCTGGGAACTGGTGAGGGGATTGAATTGGTGAAATTGTTCCCCCGAACCACTGCGGTGGAGCAGCCTAATTCTGGCGATCTGGTCACTGGTTTTCAACTAAAGCCCAACTATCCGAACCCGTTCAATGCCTCCACTACCATCGCATATCATTTAGCTGCTGCAGCTCGTGTGAAACTATCCATCTACAACCTTCGAGGTGAGCGGGTGATCTCTTTGGTGGATGAATATCAAAATGCGGGGAACTATTCGCTCATCTGGCATGGCGTCAATTTCAGCGGCGCTGCGGTTGCCTCTGGGGTTTATGTTGCCAAATTGGAGGTGAATTCGGTCAGTGGCAATTTTGTTCAAGCAAGAAGAATGGTTCTTCAAAAGTAACAGAAAACCCTTTCAGAGTTTTAGAACCTTTGAAATGGCTAAAAGCGTTTTCAAAGGTTTGGAGGCCTCGAAAGAATAACGACAAAGTACAAAGTCATTTCGAGCGAAGCGAGAAATCTTTTATCAGAACGGGTAATCTTAAAAATCCAGATTTTTCATTCCTCCGTCAAGTGGAAATTAGCGTCAACCTAAAAGTGTAATGTCATTCTGAGCTATTCAGCCGAAAGACGGCGAATGGAGAGCGAAAAATTTCTTTATTAAGCAAAAGCAGATTCGTTTATTGAAAAGATTCTTCGTCACTTCGATCCTCAGAATGAATACTTTTCCCACTTTGATTGCCTAGGTTGACGTCCGTAGCCAACTGGCGGATTCGTTCGGAATCAAACGACTCAGCTTAAGCTGATTAAGTGGTATTAATAATAACTCAAAGGTTAGACTATGAAATTTAAAAAATCTTTTGCCGTGCTGTTTTTTGCCTTTTGGGCATCGCTCAGCTCCATTTATGCCCAGACCACGGGCTACTCGGATTCTTTCGATGGCCCGATCAAAGTTCTCCCTCATCCCTATTTCAGCTATCAGCAGGCCGATGGTATCTTGACGGTTCACGTTAACGTGCCCAACAGCGTGAAGTGGCAGGGATTCATCTATGACATTGGCGATACGCTCGACCTATCGAACCATGGGATGCTGAACCTCAGATTGAAATCGGATTTCGATTTTCTGTTGACAGCTTATATCCTCGATCCAGTGGGGCTATATAAGACTGCGAATCAGAAAATACTTAAAAGCGACACCTACGTCGAATATTTCATTCAGTTCGAAATGACCGCTGGGTTTGATAAGAAGCGGATCACCCGTTTGCAGTTCACGCCCAATGGCAATACCATCGATGCGGTGAACGGCACCATCTGGCTGGACGAACTGCGGGTCGGCAGTCAGGCCATTCCTATGGCCAATATCGGCGCCATCACGGGGCAGCATTTCTTTATCGGAAGTCAACAAAATCAAATTAAGGTGGTCGACCTAAAGAACGCCTCGCATCTGGTCGCTGGTGGCGCTGGCTCCATTATCTCCAATATAAAAATTACCGACATCATCAACGGCAGCGCTACGATCATGGTTGATTGTCTGCCGAATGCTATTGGCACGGATACGCTGCGGATCACCGCTGTTGGCGTGAGCGGCTTCGGGGATAACTCGATTTCAGTTCCCATTCGGATCGAAGACAATGCGCCGCCGACCATTGACCCCATTGCGGATCTATCGACCCAGGTGGGCGATACCGTGCGGCTACGATTGAGCGGCATCACCGATGGAAATAGAACTGTGGAGCAGCCCATCACCATCTCCGCCATCAGTCAGAATCAAGTGGCCTTGCCAGATAGTAATATGAAAATACACTACGATGGATTGGCCACTGTGGCAGACCTCGTATTGATCCCCATCGGCGCTGGGAAAAATGTTCAGATCAAACTGGTCCTGGACGATGGTTTTGCTTATAACAACATCACCGAACAATTTTTCACAGTGGACTGTTTTCAGGAATTCAATCATCCCCCCACGATGGATGAAATTCCAAACCAATTTGTTTATCTCGCCTTTGGAACGCAGACGATTCGGCTGACTGGTATCAGCGATGGGGACAACGGCACGCAGACGTTGACCATTTTGGCGAGCAGCTCGGATACAGCGATAGTAAGAAATCAAGACCTGTCGGTCAATTACATTCAGGGAGCCTCCAGCGCTGATCTGGTGTTCACTCCGTCGGCATTGGGCAAGACGAAAATCACCATCACGGTCATCGATAATGGTGGGAATCCCAATAACAACGGCGACGCCCAGATCTCACGATCGTTTTGGGTCGAATCGGCCCCATTGCCCCAATCGGGTCTGGCTGTCCCGCTGGCCGAGTTCGGCTCGGGCAAAGTCACGATGCTGGAAAATCCTGGCGATTGGAATGTGGAAGGATATGGGACGAACCAGAAACCTGAATTGGGGACATTTTATGGCAAAGAAAATGTGCTGAAAATCGTTATCAATAACAAGACATGTTGGACTGGCATCTGGTACATGTTCGAGGAATTGGATCTGAGTCAGCATCGTTATATGTGTTATGACATCTATTTCGAAGGCGGCTCGTTCAGCAATGGCGGGAAGACCCACAGCTATTTCTGGGATGCCAATGACAATCGAAATCTTCCCCGAGCCCATGCGCAGCGCAAGACTGTCCCAGCGAATCAGTGGCAGACGGTGTTTATGGATTATCGTGGCGCTGGCGGCATGAGTACTGATGCGGGTGAGGAGATCAACGTCAAGCGCATCAATCGCATTTTGATCAACTATGCGACCGATTTTGCCTGGCCATTTCCTGTCAACAGCGGCACCGTCTATCTCGCCAACATCAAAGTGGGCAGTGCAGTACCAGATAGCCTGATCCCAGCGCTCAACCCAGTCTGCACTTTGGACCCGATAGCAAATCAGACAATCACCATTAATTCAGGCCAGCAGCAAATTCAACTCACTGGCATCGGCAACGGGATCGCCATGGGTGTTGCCGATACGATTTTCGCCATCAGCAAGCAACCTGCGCTCGTCCCCAATCCCATCGTCAGCCCGATCCATGCTGACGGGACGGCACAACTCACTTTTCAGCCAGGAAACACCCCTGGCACTGCCGACATAACCGTCACTGTGAAAGCCCAGGGATCAATCGACTTTTCCCGCAATTTCAAGATCTATCTGGTGGATCCAAGCGATGCGGGCACAGTCACGATTGAGCTTGATCCAAAGCAGCGCTTTCAGACCATTCGGGGCTTCGGCACATTCGAATTCTCGGATCGCCAGAATTATATCGATGCCTACACCACCGACCTCGGCGCTTCCGCAGTGCGCATCGGGCTGATTGGCAATCAGATTGAACCAGTGAACGATAACAGCGATCCGAACATATTGGACATGAGCAGCCTCAATTACGGCGCCTTCGATTTCAATTATTTTCGCCAGTTGAAGGAGAAAGGGGTCGAAACGTTCATTTTGACTTCCTGGTCGCCGCCCGCCTGGATGAAGCGAAATTTATCCCTGAGCTATGGCTATGCCGAGGCGCCCAACTATGAGGCCACCGATAATATCCTTGAGCCAAGTTATTACGACGAGTTCGCCGAAAGCATGGTGGCGGCCATCAGGATGTTCCGTGATCGGGCGGGAATCGATCTCTATGCCATCGGGCCGCAGAACGAGCCAGCGTTCAATGAGCCGTATCCCTCGGCCGTGCTCAGCCCAGTCGAATATGCGAAATTGATCGCTATCATCGGCCCTCGATTGAGACAGGAAAGATTGGCGACCAAAATTTACATGCCCGAGCAGGTGTTCGCTCAGCAGCATTATAGCATGGCGCAATATATCAACATCCTGCGTCTCAATTCCATTGCCGATCAACACACTGCCATCATCGCCACCCACGGCTATGCTGCCGATGGCGTGGGCGAGCAGAACCCCACCTATCAGGGCTGGACCGATTTGTGGAATAGCAGCCAGAGCGGCAGCTATCCCAAAGAGCTGTGGATGTCGGAAACTTTTCCAGAATATCGGAATTGGCAGAGCGCATTTTCACTTGCTGGTGCGATCCATGGCGCACTGGTCTATGGCAATGTGAGCCTGTGGACATTGTGGAGCATCGAGGGCACATTGATGGATAAGGGCCAGCCGACCGCCAGTTTTTATACTTCAAAAAATTATTACAAATTCATCCGACCTGGTGCGCAGCGAATTTCGGTTGCTGAGAATCACAATGATCTGCTCCCCTGCGCATTTATCGATTCGAAAAATAAGTTGTTGACATCGGTGGTGATCAATAAGTCAGCCCAGCCCATTAAGGTCACGGTCTTGGGCGATAGCATTCCCACCAGCTTCGAGATGTATGTGACCGCAGAGCACATCAATTTCAAATACAGCGGAAGTGTTGCCACAGGGCAGATGATCATTCTTCCGCCCAAAAGTGTGGTCACGCTGGTCGGCTCCATGGCTGGCGATTTGACAGGGATAGCCGACGAGACTGAGATGCCACAGGATTATCAGCTCTATCAGAATTACCCCAATCCGTTCAATCCAACCACCGCTATCGAATTCAGCATGGCTCGGCCAGGAGAGATCAGACTTGACGTTTATAATATCCTCGGACAAAAGGTCAGAACTTTAATCCACGGGGTTTATCCAGCAGGCCGACATCGGATCATCTGGGACGGAAAAAACGATTATGATCAATTGGTCGCCAGCGGCGTTTATTTTTATCGATTCAGAACAGACAAATTCGTCAGGACCAGAAAGTGCATCTTGCTGCGGTGAGAGAAAGGACAACATGAGAATTTTTCCAGAGGATTTTTTGTGGGGTTGCTCGACTTCTGCTTATCAAATCGAAGGGGCCTGGAACGAGGACGGCAAGGGGCCGTCGATCTGGGATGCGTTCGTCCTGATTCCAGGGAAGATCCACAATGGGGATACCGCTCAGATTGCGGCCGATCACTACCACCGCTGGCAGGAAGACGTGGAACTGCTGGCAGCGTTGGGAGTGAAGGCCTATCGGTTCTCGATCTCCTGGCCCCGCATTCTGCCCCTGGGCCGTGGGAAAGTGAATAAACAGGGCATCGCATTTTATTCTAATCTGATCGATCGGCTGCTGGAAAAAAACATTATCCCCTGGCCAACGTTATTCCATTGGGAATTGCCGCTGGTGCTGCAATTCGAGCGGGATGGCTTGCTCAACCCAGAAATTGCAGATGCGTTCCAGGAATACGCCGATGTCTGCTTTCATCATTTTGGCGATCGGGTGAACTATTGGCTCACGTTCAACGAGCCGTTTGTCTATGCCATTTTCGGCCATGGCTTCGGCATCATGGCGCCAGGCCGAAAGTCAAAAGACGAGCCCTATCGGGTCGGCCATCACTTTTTATTGTCGCATGCCAAAATTGTGGAACGCTATCGGGAAAAGTATCAGCACAAGCAAAACGGCAAGATCAGTTTGGCGCTGAATTGCGATTGGCGTGAGCCGCTGACCGACAGCCCAGAGGACAAGGCGGCCGCCCAGCGGGCGCTGGAATTTTATCTGGGCTGGTTCGCCGATCCGATCTTCTTGGGCGATTATCCCGAATCGATGAAAAAGAATTTAGGCCAGCGACTCCCCTCTTTCTCCGAGACAGAGCAAAGCCTGGTCCACGGCTCGGCCGATTTTTTTGCCCTGAACCACTATACGA is a genomic window of candidate division KSB1 bacterium containing:
- a CDS encoding DUF362 domain-containing protein, whose protein sequence is MKILVSQAGCTKFKRLTGRIVFPILGLASLIWFLVRVIPKPSRAAYPCMKVAFPIASGFVTWLMGLMASVSAFKLAKQRFQQAHYWAMGLFIVTGAIAGFFTFTQMSQRAASSIAYNYYFPANQPIGQAKGIFPGRVAWAWNPDATNENQTGKDDGRIAVSENDDYYFLIKNNNQAVIDSMMDAVVLNLTGETTVSDAWRALFRFHNRNKSGKDSSYAPGEKIFIKINATSILQGDGGQPWHTWEPTQLTKYKPTWWAHPDVVETTPQIVLSVLRQLVNHAGVRQQDIYIGDPMKNVYKHLFDYWKAEFPDVNVLGNDIEYHGLNLAALGRVPVVKTASDLLFYSDKGKVMNEALSDKLYTIHEQAAYLINIASLKAHACAGITLCAKNHFGSQARADASHLHKGLLGEENDRPYRTDYGLYRVQVDLMGHRLLGGNTVLFVVDGLYSAIEGWSDAYPIKWKMAPFNNDFTNSIFASLDPVALESVCFDFLRTEYHGPQVEFNRPNMAGVDDYLRQAADSTNWPAGIVYDPENDGTPISSLGVYEHWNNPIDMQYSRNLGTGEGIELVKLFPRTTAVEQPNSGDLVTGFQLKPNYPNPFNASTTIAYHLAAAARVKLSIYNLRGERVISLVDEYQNAGNYSLIWHGVNFSGAAVASGVYVAKLEVNSVSGNFVQARRMVLQK
- a CDS encoding GH1 family beta-glucosidase, with translation MRIFPEDFLWGCSTSAYQIEGAWNEDGKGPSIWDAFVLIPGKIHNGDTAQIAADHYHRWQEDVELLAALGVKAYRFSISWPRILPLGRGKVNKQGIAFYSNLIDRLLEKNIIPWPTLFHWELPLVLQFERDGLLNPEIADAFQEYADVCFHHFGDRVNYWLTFNEPFVYAIFGHGFGIMAPGRKSKDEPYRVGHHFLLSHAKIVERYREKYQHKQNGKISLALNCDWREPLTDSPEDKAAAQRALEFYLGWFADPIFLGDYPESMKKNLGQRLPSFSETEQSLVHGSADFFALNHYTTFYAAQGKSDKPLDDPYSNGGFYSDQWVDLSSDPKWEKTTMGWNVVPWGLNKLLHWIDQRYHQPEIYITENGCSYEDRLENGAVSDPKRIEFLSQYIAECHKALSEGVKLRSYFVWSLLDNFEWAYGFSKRFGLHYVDYRTGKRIPKASADWYRKVIEANGL
- a CDS encoding T9SS type A sorting domain-containing protein, whose product is MRKPITLALIIFVFTGNNLAQQWQSFTTENSGLPSNNIFSVAVDSFGIIWFGSDAGVTGYDGSNWHTYNRADCLADLQVNDLKIMEHTELWVATNNGVSALGFSSLDAITMATPYRTNNTGLLSNKINSLAIDQNLVRWFATDSGVTAFTGQHWISTKSQHVVLDNDVRSIEFGPDQIAYCGTEGGGVARLKLSGLDIITAASTIERPWAPVPIDSVLAIHIGADGLQWFGTTQGLFQHQGINSKINWKRFTVSDGLPHPVVQAIAKDAIGKIWVGTQCGVTCVEKDFSSYTNYSSTDGLINDDVRDIATDVNGSIWLATAGGVSKFSPNASKVASNPNIGLPKSIELNIYPNPFNACTSIEIRTMNSVYTEIAIYNLSGQRIRLVWNGLASSDRHVVRWEAQDDHGFSVPSGLYFVRCISGSLVINKKMLLIH
- a CDS encoding T9SS type A sorting domain-containing protein, which produces MKFKKSFAVLFFAFWASLSSIYAQTTGYSDSFDGPIKVLPHPYFSYQQADGILTVHVNVPNSVKWQGFIYDIGDTLDLSNHGMLNLRLKSDFDFLLTAYILDPVGLYKTANQKILKSDTYVEYFIQFEMTAGFDKKRITRLQFTPNGNTIDAVNGTIWLDELRVGSQAIPMANIGAITGQHFFIGSQQNQIKVVDLKNASHLVAGGAGSIISNIKITDIINGSATIMVDCLPNAIGTDTLRITAVGVSGFGDNSISVPIRIEDNAPPTIDPIADLSTQVGDTVRLRLSGITDGNRTVEQPITISAISQNQVALPDSNMKIHYDGLATVADLVLIPIGAGKNVQIKLVLDDGFAYNNITEQFFTVDCFQEFNHPPTMDEIPNQFVYLAFGTQTIRLTGISDGDNGTQTLTILASSSDTAIVRNQDLSVNYIQGASSADLVFTPSALGKTKITITVIDNGGNPNNNGDAQISRSFWVESAPLPQSGLAVPLAEFGSGKVTMLENPGDWNVEGYGTNQKPELGTFYGKENVLKIVINNKTCWTGIWYMFEELDLSQHRYMCYDIYFEGGSFSNGGKTHSYFWDANDNRNLPRAHAQRKTVPANQWQTVFMDYRGAGGMSTDAGEEINVKRINRILINYATDFAWPFPVNSGTVYLANIKVGSAVPDSLIPALNPVCTLDPIANQTITINSGQQQIQLTGIGNGIAMGVADTIFAISKQPALVPNPIVSPIHADGTAQLTFQPGNTPGTADITVTVKAQGSIDFSRNFKIYLVDPSDAGTVTIELDPKQRFQTIRGFGTFEFSDRQNYIDAYTTDLGASAVRIGLIGNQIEPVNDNSDPNILDMSSLNYGAFDFNYFRQLKEKGVETFILTSWSPPAWMKRNLSLSYGYAEAPNYEATDNILEPSYYDEFAESMVAAIRMFRDRAGIDLYAIGPQNEPAFNEPYPSAVLSPVEYAKLIAIIGPRLRQERLATKIYMPEQVFAQQHYSMAQYINILRLNSIADQHTAIIATHGYAADGVGEQNPTYQGWTDLWNSSQSGSYPKELWMSETFPEYRNWQSAFSLAGAIHGALVYGNVSLWTLWSIEGTLMDKGQPTASFYTSKNYYKFIRPGAQRISVAENHNDLLPCAFIDSKNKLLTSVVINKSAQPIKVTVLGDSIPTSFEMYVTAEHINFKYSGSVATGQMIILPPKSVVTLVGSMAGDLTGIADETEMPQDYQLYQNYPNPFNPTTAIEFSMARPGEIRLDVYNILGQKVRTLIHGVYPAGRHRIIWDGKNDYDQLVASGVYFYRFRTDKFVRTRKCILLR